A single region of the Raphanus sativus cultivar WK10039 chromosome 1, ASM80110v3, whole genome shotgun sequence genome encodes:
- the LOC108859400 gene encoding uncharacterized protein LOC108859400: MDTYTCIVVILCISLFAVNLVFSCFTCFSILHSFMTHTDQGLTELRENLIEPEEAEPEENVITIAVSRNHGFSDSIDGDSCGQDCSHEICAC, encoded by the coding sequence ATGGATACTTACACTTGTATCGTTGTGATCCTCTGCATATCCTTGTTTGCAGTCAATCTAGTGTTTTCTTGTTTCACTTGCTTTTCCATTCTACATAGCTTCATGACACACACAGACCAAGGCTTGACTGAACTCAGGGAGAACCTTATTGAACCGGAAGAAGCTGAACCAGAGGAGAACGTAATAACAATTGCAGTCTCAAGAAACCACGGATTTTCTGATTCCATTGATGGTGATAGTTGTGGCCAAGATTGCTCTCATGAAATTTGTGCTTGTTGA
- the LOC108809766 gene encoding uncharacterized protein LOC108809766: MELAGLSFLKISFLLSLLSGVSDFLNPISEPGHVGKFPPSCNRIECPNYELVHAGNGYEIRRYDTTVWISTEPIQDISLVDATRTAFFQLFNYIQGKNEYHQKIEMTAPVISQVSPSDGPFCESSFTVSFYVPKKNQPDPAPAENLHIQKWTPRYVAVRQFSGFVSDSTVGEEAAALSASLQGTAWANAIEKSKEDGGVGADSAYTVAQYNSPFEFTGRVNEIWLPFQME, encoded by the exons ATGGAACTAGCCGGTTTAAGCTTCCTTAAGATCTCTTTCCTCCTCAGCCTCCTCTCCGGCGTTTCAGACTTTCTAAACCCAATATCCGAACCCGGTCATGTTGGGAAGTTCCCGCCGTCGTGTAACAGAATCGAGTGCCCAAACTACGAGCTGGTCCACGCGGGAAACGGGTACGAGATTCGCCGGTACGACACAACTGTCTGGATTTCCACCGAACCGATTCAAGACATCTCTCTAGTCGATGCCACGAGAACAGCTTTCTTCCA GTTGTTTAATTACATACAAGGGAAGAACGAGTATCACCAGAAGATTGAGATGACAGCTCCGGTGATCAGCCAAGTCTCACCGAGCGACGGTCCTTTCTGCGAATCTTCCTTCACTGTCTCCTTCTACGTCCCCAAAAAGAACCAGCCCGATCCAGCTCCCGCGGAGAATCTCCACATCCAGAAATGGACGCCTAGGTACGTGGCCGTGAGACAGTTCAGCGGCTTCGTCTCCGACTCAACAGTCGGAGAAGAAGCCGCGGCGCTGTCCGCTAGCCTCCAAGGCACGGCTTGGGCTAACGCGATAGAGAAAAGCAAAGAAGACGGTGGTGTTGGGGCCGATTCGGCTTACACGGTTGCTCAGTATAACTCTCCGTTCGAGTTCACCGGTCGTGTCAATGAGATTTGGTTACCCTTTCAAATGGaatga
- the LOC108809755 gene encoding ubiquitin carboxyl-terminal hydrolase 15: MLEPRGADIPILFLVLVVLPVVAYILLGKWSHISEKRGRANLLAQMAAEEAFRAETDVNENRRSLRFETVAAATESRAPRNRTKTTAPAWTGSVRSEFVAGVSGSVAELRPDDSVAAATCGVPEGHVCARCLNPAKTRCSRCKSVRYCSGKCQIIHWRLSHKDECVPVETCSSERVSFENDSVLHDNGMDSSSTMYTKQTVKGKTSKSSVEFASAGISQIDITPRINTQGRKSLGKPNSSKSNRESFGGESASAGGDSKKGHTRHKSRSNIGAVETNIGRHSVDNSRMQMNGHTFVSGMQESYKNNSGVSCPNGTRIATLPKSGEQSCTETSKKGQVAVGVSKTVRSKDTCMAEESNGISANMGSNLMKMMGLRNSTKHDKNLKMLFPYEEFVKFFQCEVFYLSPRGLVNCGNSCYANAVLQSLTCTKPLVAYLLGRSHSRSCSGKDWCLMCELEQHVMMLRESGGPLSASRILSHMRSINCQIGDGSQEDAHEFLRLLVASMQSICLERLGGETKVDPRLQETTLVQHMFGGRLRSKVKCLRCDHESERYENIMDLTLEIYGWVESLQDALTQFTRPEDLDGENMYRCSRCAGYVRARKELSIHEAPNILTIVLKRFQEGRYGKINKCISFPEMLDMIPFMTRTGDVPPLYMLYAVIVHLDTLNASFSGHYISYVKDLRGNWFRIDDSEIHQVPMTQVMSEGAYMLFYMRSYPRPQRGEHNVKPQARHSQQPRNDTKEQQRKPVNRFKPRADYYHKNLVEPSSSSSSEWSLFTSSDEAASFTTESTRDSFSTVDYTDGCHVLDSPFSIFNNLYHNNIVEPSPHNTVACRMFSGTKPETRYFVEEEETNHNNNTVVMEDTSSSHGYYQQQQSMYVVDYETNHYQDHQTYGYEQNW; encoded by the exons ATGCTCGAACCAAGGGGAGCGGACATACCAATACTTTTCCTGGTTCTGGTCGTGCTTCCTGTTGTAGCTTACATACTATTAGGTAAATGGAGTCATATTTCTGAAAAAAGAGGAAGGGCTAACCTGCTGGCTCAGATGGCAGCTGAAGAAGCTTTTAGAGCTGAGACCGATGTTAATGAGAATAGGAGGAGTCTGAGATTCGAGACTGTGGCGGCGGCCACTGAGAGTAGGGCTCCGAGAAACAGGACCAAGACGACTGCTCCTGCTTGGACCGGTTCTGTAAGATCAGAGTTTGTGGCTGGTGTGAGTGGGAGTGTCGCTGAGCTGAGACCTGATGATTCTGTAGCTGCTGCTACATGTGGGGTCCCAGAGGGACATGTATGTGCAAGGTGTTTAAACCCTGCTAAGACACGCTGCTCGAGATGCAAATCTGTTAGATACTG CTCTGGGAAGTGTCAGATAATTCACTGGAGGTTATCTCATAAAGATGAATGTGTCCCGGTGGAGACTTGCTCATCAGAGAGGGTCTCCTTCGAGAATGATTCTGTTTTGCATGATAACGGCATGGATTCTTCTTCTACAATGTATACTAAGCAGACGGTGAAGGGAAAGACTTCAAAAAGCTCTGTGGAATTTGCAAGCGCTGGTATCTCTCAGATTGATATCACACCACGAATCAACACGCAAGGGAGAAAAAGCTTAGGAAAACCAAACTCTTCCAAGTCCAACCGAGAATCATTTGGTGGTGAATCTGCTTCTGCTGGTGGTGATAGCAAGAAGGGTCACACTAGACATAAG TCGAGAAGCAACATTGGTGCTGTTGAAACGAACATTGGAAGACATTCTGTTGATAACTCTCGTATGCAAATGAATGGACACACTTTTGTAAGTGGTATGCAGGAAAGTTACAAAAACAATTCGGGAGTTTCTTGTCCAAACG GGACTAGAATAGCTACACTTCCCAAATCTGGAGAACAATCATGCACAGAGACAAGTAAGAAGGGACAAGTCGCTGTTGGGGTATCAA AGACGGTTAGGTCTAAGGATACATGCATGGCTGAAGAAAGCAACGGCATCTCCGCAAACATGGGTTCAAATTTGATGAAAATGATGGGTTTAAGAAATTCCACAAAGCATGATAAGAACCTGAAA ATGCTTTTTCCATACGAGGAGTTTGTTAAATTCTTTCAATGTGAAGTGTTTTACTTATCACCAAGAGGCCTTGTCAATTGTGGaaacag ttGCTATGCAAACGCTGTACTGCAGTCCTTAACATGCACAAAACCACTCGTTGCTTACTTGCTTGGAAGATCACATTCAAGATCAT GTTCTGGGAAAGATTGGTGCCTTATGTGTGAACTTGAGCAACATGTGATGATGCTTAGAGAATCTGGAGGTCCACTTTCTGCTAGCAGAATTCTCTCACACATGCGGAGTATAAACTGTCAGATTGGTGATGGGAGTCAAGAAGATGCTCATGAGTTCTTAAG GCTTTTGGTTGCCTCTATGCAATCCATATGTTTAGAGAGACTTGGAGGTGAGACTAAAGTGGATCCAAGGCTGCAAGAAACAACTTTAGTTCAACATATGTTTGGTGGACGTCTCCGCTCTAAG GTGAAATGCTTGAGGTGTGATCATGAATCAGAAAGATATGAGAATATAATGGACCTAACACTGGAGATATACGGATGGGTAGAATCTCTTCAAGATGCATTGACTCAGTTCACCAGACCAGAAGATCTGGATGGAGAAAACATGTATAGATGCAGCAG gTGCGCTGGATATGTAAGAGCTAGGAAAGAATTGAGCATTCATGAAGCACCAAACATTCTCACAATTGTTCTCAAGAGATTCCAG GAAGGAAGATACGGGAAAATAAACAAATGTATAAGTTTTCCTGAGATGCTGGACATGATACCTTTCATGACAAGAACCGGAGATGTTCCTCCTCTTTACATGCTTTACGCTGTTATAGTTCACTTGGATACTCTCAACGCATCTTTCTCTGGTCATTACATTTCTTATGTCAAAGATTTGAGAGGCAACTGGTTCAGAATCGATGATTCcgag ATTCATCAAGTGCCAATGACTCAAGTTATGTCAGAAGGAGCTTACATGTTGTTCTACATGAG ATCGTACCCGCGTCCTCAAAGAGGAGAACACAACGTAAAACCTCAGGCTCGGCATTCGCAGCAACCAAGAAACGATACAAAGGAGCAGCAGAGGAAACCGGTTAACCGATTCAAACCGAGAGCGGACTACTACCACAAGAACTTAGTAgagccatcatcatcatcatcaagcgAATGGTCTCTCTTCACGAGCTCAGACGAAGCAGCTTCGTTCACCACAGAATCGACCAGAGACTCTTTCAGCACGGTTGACTACACAGACGGCTGCCACGTCCTAGACTCTCCTTTCTCCATCTTCAACAACTTATACCACAACAACATCGTGGAGCCATCCCCGCACAACACCGTCGCCTGCAGAATGTTCTCTGGTACCAAACCCGAGACCCGGTATTTCGTGGAGGAGGAAGAAACAAATCACAACAACAACACGGTGGTGATGGAGGACACATCATCATCCCACGGCTATTACCAGCAGCAGCAGAGTATGTATGTAGTAGATTATGAGACTAACCACTATCAGGATCATCAAACTTACGGTTATGAACAAAACTGGTAG